The following are encoded together in the Gouania willdenowi chromosome 14, fGouWil2.1, whole genome shotgun sequence genome:
- the robo4 gene encoding roundabout homolog 1 isoform X2, with protein sequence MQVGVLMLWVSWWMCTCSSTKVQLQDICGSEAGGEKDQRSRVREHGRHVNKHQHVYVRSGTHRRKVVRVHAEDTPPRIVHHPSDVVVKAGNPATLSCRADGNPKPSIQWLRNGRALDSAKLDGHLKPLVLPEGSLFFLSVQGGGAYQSHEGIYACVATNSLGKAVSHNASLFTAVLQEEFRVQPSDVVVAEGEVAVLNCTPPLGRPEPNVLWRWNGVRIDATDQHSTELNGNLLIAPVEKHHSGSYVCEAFNTEGVKHSRAARLSVLVRPVLLIRPENVSVRLGDSAHFYCHAKGDPPPTVVWSRGRGPLPNGRYLVNLDQTLQIHYVTSMDAGSYTCTAINDAGVVSASAQLMVEESSSSNQRDLHRELSALRVILDNVTISSSGSNMSLIQWKLLSLPAQPHYLDGFEVLYRSVLPTISDWTPNNISTGFQSTVGPLHRGYQYEFKVRPYGSGLYGRESNTRHLRVPETVPSAAPQDVTITVIHQHNNTIHLTWEPLPHQSVNGITKGYQVWCMDSSEKLYQNWTVDSNQHSLDIFNLRSGTRYWLSVAAVNGAGVGVLSDPHGFIINPQLGDHLPPSGGQNQDQDRSTFWALFQDPVLIGSISALLWCVVMVAGVCLYRRYSRTNNLLSRRNRIKGLHRLASEDLIIKHRMVAPDSPWISGSWRPTFNQKYQDFWSHSQNHPGLRSTSLPVSSLKDSSFLSSVPSVNDSCGVYGTFYVDLRANGLKTFNSPGLRPKASHSLPDQHGCETIQILTQPVCTSPSISTRQALPWKQALRPQPRMGVLGEPWQKNSKQELHAVSSVPLLTSTNHSQRHSIPARPHDCCKDSGCPRLLHYSASLHLMDMLPPPPSSPPEDDHSFSSDEGSSRSTKLTVDMGSLQSVCPSSGPQGPPGAVCKPGSSSSRGLSAVLQDALTTQNASEYLELSPKAERHSILPQPRPSQPHHFGHALNYLCEPGPAPLLEEEEYDDSADEGDPPLMLLHHARLQATPSSCYSEWDGSLWNSWSSVMDSDHGNSARTSLISSLDDSSYYYTNDSRSLARLMEGGRSTSGASMSDISPPASPLSAFYPSFHPERDSFGDLEPVPVWDWSSSWMEEMEVQYRLEHLSKTSRTSRPVDT encoded by the exons GACGTGGTGGTTAAAGCTGGTAATCCAGCCACTCTGTCCTGTAGAGCAGATGGAAACCCAAAGCCTTCCATCCAGTGGCTGAGGAACGGACGGGCGTTGGACTCAGCCAAGCTGGACGGTCACCTGAAGCCTCTGGTTCTACCTGAGGGGAGTCTGTTCTTCCTGAGCGTTCAGGGGGGCGGAGCCTATCAGTCCCATGAGGGCATCTACGCCTGTGTGGCCACCAACAGTTTAGGAAAGGCCGTCAGTCACAATGCATCACTGTTTACTGCAG TGTTACAGGAGGAGTTCAGGGTTCAGCCCAGTGACGTGGTGGTAGCAGAGGGGGAGGTGGCCGTTTTAAACTGTACCCCCCCACTGGGACGTCCAGAACCCAACGTGCTGTGGAGGTGGAACGGAGTCCGTATCGATGCCACTGATCAGCACAGCACT gagctGAATGGGAACCTTCTCATTGCTCCAGTGGAGAAGCATCATTCTGGTTCTTATGTGTGTGAGGCCTTTAACACTGAGGGGGTGAAACACAGCAGGGCCGCACGCCTCTCTGTGCtgg TTCGTCCAGTGTTGTTGATCAGACCTGAGAACGTGTCTGTGAGGCTAGGAGACTCCGCCCACTTCTACTGTCACGCTAAGGGTGACCCCCCACCCACTGTGGTGTGGAGCAGGGGCCGGGGGCCTCTGCCCAATGGCAG GTATCTGGTGAACCTAGATCAGACTCTTCAGATCCATTATGTGACGTCCATGGACGCTGGAAGCTACACGTGCACCGCCATCAACGATGCAGGAGTGGTTTCTGCTAGCGCTCAGCTGATGGTGGAAG agtCTTCCAGCAGTAATCAGAGGGACCTCCACAGAGAACTTTCTGCTCTCAGAGTGATTCTGGACAACGTCACTATTTCATCCTCTGGTTCCAACATGTCCCTCATTCAGTGGAAG CTCCTGTCCCTTCCTGCTCAGCCTCACTATCTGGATGGTTTTGAGGTTCTGTATCGCTCCGTGCTGCCCACCATCTCAGACTGGACCCCCAACAACATATCAACTGGTTTCCAGTCCACCGTGGGTCCCCTACACAGAGGATACCAGTATGAGTTCAAAGTACGTCCGTACGGCAGTGGGTTGTACGGTAGAGAGAGCAACACCAGACACCTCAGAGTCCCAGAAACAG TTCCCAGTGCTGCTCCACAGGATGTGACCATCACTGTGATCCACCAGCACAACAACACCATCCATTTAACTTGGGAACCTCTACCACACCAGTCTGTCAACGGCATCACCAAGGGTTACCAG GTGTGGTGCATGGACTCATCAGAGAAGCTCTACCAGAACTGGACTGTAGACTCTAACCAACACAGTCTGGACATCTTCAACCTGAGGTCAGGGACCCGCTACTGGCTCAGTGTGGCAGCGGTTAATGGAGCAGGAGTGGGCGTGCTCAGTGACCCTCATGGATTCATCATCA ATCCTCAACTAGGAGACCACCTCCCCCCTTCAGGAGGTCaaaaccaggaccaggaccggTCTACGTTCTGGGCCCTGTTCCAGGACCCGGTTCTGATTGGCAGCATCAGCGCCCTCCTGTGGTGTGTTGTGATGGTTGCAGGTGTTTGTCTCTACAGACGCTACAGTAGAACCAACAACCTACTGAGTAGACGAAACAGGATCAAAG GTCTGCACAGACTAGCCAGTGAGGATCTCATTATTAAACACAG GATGGTAGCACCAGACTCTCCATGGATCTCTGGAAGCTGGAGACCAACATTTAACCAGAAATATCAGGATTTTTGGAGCCACAGTCAGAACCATCCAGGCCTCAGGAGCACCA GTCTTCCTGTTTCCTCTCTGAAGGACAGCAGCTTCCTGTCGTCTGTTCCTTCAGTGAACGACAGCTGTGGAGTCTACGGAACGTTCTATGTGGATCTGAGAGCAAACGGACTGAAGACCTTCAACAGCCCAGGGCTCCGCCCCAAAGCGTCCCACAGCCTCCCCGACCAGCACGGCTGTGAAACCATCCAGATATTAACCCAGCCTGTGTGTACGTCCCCCTCCATCAGCACCAGACAGGCTCTGCCCTGGAAACAGGCCCTGAGACCCCAGCCCAGGATGGGGGTGCTGGGAGAACCATGGCAGAAGAACAGTAAACAGG AGCTCCACGCTGTGAGCAGCGTTCCTCTGCTGACatcaaccaatcacagccagaGACACAGCATCCCAGCACGTCCACATG ACTGCTGTAAGGACTCTGGTTGTCCTCGTCTCCTTCACTACTCTGCCTCCCTCCACCTGATGGACATGTTGCCCCCTCCCCCATCCTCCCCCCCAGAGGACGACCACAGCTTCAGCTCAGACGAAGG CTCCAGTCGTTCCACTAAACTGACAGTAGACATGGGCTCTCTACAGTCTGTATGTCCATCATCAGGCCCCCAAGGACCACCCGGTGCAGTCTGTAAACCTGGTAGCTCCTCCTCCAGAGGGCTCTCTGCTGTCCTACAGGACGCTCTGACGACTCAGAACGCCTCGGAATACCTGGAGCTGAGCCCTAAAGCAGAGAGACACAg CATCCTGCCTCAGCCCCGCCCCTCCCAGCCCCATCACTTTGGCCACGCCCTCAACTACCTCTGTGAaccaggccccgcccccctgctggaggaggaggagtatgATGATAGTGCAGATGAAGGTGACCCCCCCCTGATGTTGCTGCACCATGCCCGTCTCCAGGCCACGCCCTCATCCTGCTACAGTGAATGGGACGGCTCTCTGTGGAACAGCTGGAGCTCCGTGATGGACAGTGACCATGGCAACAGCGCGCGCACCAGCCTCATCAGCTCATTGGACGACAGCAGCTATTACTACACCAATGACAGCAGGAGCCTCGCACGCCTAATGGAGGGGGGGCGGAGCACGAGTGGAGCGTCAATGTCag atattTCTCCTCCAGCGTCCCCCCTCAGTGCGTTCTACCCGTCCTTCCATCCTGAGAGGGATTCGTTTGGGGATCTGGAACCAGTTCCTGTGTGGGACTGGAGCTCCTCCTGgatggaggagatggaggtCCAGTACAGACTGGAACATCTGAGCAAGACCAGCAGGACCAGCAGACCAGTGGACACTTAG
- the robo4 gene encoding roundabout homolog 1 isoform X3 — MFIRTVSALLGFLFVVRVHAEDTPPRIVHHPSDVVVKAGNPATLSCRADGNPKPSIQWLRNGRALDSAKLDGHLKPLVLPEGSLFFLSVQGGGAYQSHEGIYACVATNSLGKAVSHNASLFTAVLQEEFRVQPSDVVVAEGEVAVLNCTPPLGRPEPNVLWRWNGVRIDATDQHSTELHHIGKELNGNLLIAPVEKHHSGSYVCEAFNTEGVKHSRAARLSVLVRPVLLIRPENVSVRLGDSAHFYCHAKGDPPPTVVWSRGRGPLPNGRYLVNLDQTLQIHYVTSMDAGSYTCTAINDAGVVSASAQLMVEESSSSNQRDLHRELSALRVILDNVTISSSGSNMSLIQWKLLSLPAQPHYLDGFEVLYRSVLPTISDWTPNNISTGFQSTVGPLHRGYQYEFKVRPYGSGLYGRESNTRHLRVPETVPSAAPQDVTITVIHQHNNTIHLTWEPLPHQSVNGITKGYQVWCMDSSEKLYQNWTVDSNQHSLDIFNLRSGTRYWLSVAAVNGAGVGVLSDPHGFIINPQLGDHLPPSGGQNQDQDRSTFWALFQDPVLIGSISALLWCVVMVAGVCLYRRYSRTNNLLSRRNRIKGLHRLASEDLIIKHRMVAPDSPWISGSWRPTFNQKYQDFWSHSQNHPGLRSTSLPVSSLKDSSFLSSVPSVNDSCGVYGTFYVDLRANGLKTFNSPGLRPKASHSLPDQHGCETIQILTQPVCTSPSISTRQALPWKQALRPQPRMGVLGEPWQKNSKQELHAVSSVPLLTSTNHSQRHSIPARPHDCCKDSGCPRLLHYSASLHLMDMLPPPPSSPPEDDHSFSSDEGSSRSTKLTVDMGSLQSVCPSSGPQGPPGAVCKPGSSSSRGLSAVLQDALTTQNASEYLELSPKAERHSILPQPRPSQPHHFGHALNYLCEPGPAPLLEEEEYDDSADEGDPPLMLLHHARLQATPSSCYSEWDGSLWNSWSSVMDSDHGNSARTSLISSLDDSSYYYTNDSRSLARLMEGGRSTSGASMSDISPPASPLSAFYPSFHPERDSFGDLEPVPVWDWSSSWMEEMEVQYRLEHLSKTSRTSRPVDT; from the exons GACGTGGTGGTTAAAGCTGGTAATCCAGCCACTCTGTCCTGTAGAGCAGATGGAAACCCAAAGCCTTCCATCCAGTGGCTGAGGAACGGACGGGCGTTGGACTCAGCCAAGCTGGACGGTCACCTGAAGCCTCTGGTTCTACCTGAGGGGAGTCTGTTCTTCCTGAGCGTTCAGGGGGGCGGAGCCTATCAGTCCCATGAGGGCATCTACGCCTGTGTGGCCACCAACAGTTTAGGAAAGGCCGTCAGTCACAATGCATCACTGTTTACTGCAG TGTTACAGGAGGAGTTCAGGGTTCAGCCCAGTGACGTGGTGGTAGCAGAGGGGGAGGTGGCCGTTTTAAACTGTACCCCCCCACTGGGACGTCCAGAACCCAACGTGCTGTGGAGGTGGAACGGAGTCCGTATCGATGCCACTGATCAGCACAGCACT gaactccatcacataggaaag gagctGAATGGGAACCTTCTCATTGCTCCAGTGGAGAAGCATCATTCTGGTTCTTATGTGTGTGAGGCCTTTAACACTGAGGGGGTGAAACACAGCAGGGCCGCACGCCTCTCTGTGCtgg TTCGTCCAGTGTTGTTGATCAGACCTGAGAACGTGTCTGTGAGGCTAGGAGACTCCGCCCACTTCTACTGTCACGCTAAGGGTGACCCCCCACCCACTGTGGTGTGGAGCAGGGGCCGGGGGCCTCTGCCCAATGGCAG GTATCTGGTGAACCTAGATCAGACTCTTCAGATCCATTATGTGACGTCCATGGACGCTGGAAGCTACACGTGCACCGCCATCAACGATGCAGGAGTGGTTTCTGCTAGCGCTCAGCTGATGGTGGAAG agtCTTCCAGCAGTAATCAGAGGGACCTCCACAGAGAACTTTCTGCTCTCAGAGTGATTCTGGACAACGTCACTATTTCATCCTCTGGTTCCAACATGTCCCTCATTCAGTGGAAG CTCCTGTCCCTTCCTGCTCAGCCTCACTATCTGGATGGTTTTGAGGTTCTGTATCGCTCCGTGCTGCCCACCATCTCAGACTGGACCCCCAACAACATATCAACTGGTTTCCAGTCCACCGTGGGTCCCCTACACAGAGGATACCAGTATGAGTTCAAAGTACGTCCGTACGGCAGTGGGTTGTACGGTAGAGAGAGCAACACCAGACACCTCAGAGTCCCAGAAACAG TTCCCAGTGCTGCTCCACAGGATGTGACCATCACTGTGATCCACCAGCACAACAACACCATCCATTTAACTTGGGAACCTCTACCACACCAGTCTGTCAACGGCATCACCAAGGGTTACCAG GTGTGGTGCATGGACTCATCAGAGAAGCTCTACCAGAACTGGACTGTAGACTCTAACCAACACAGTCTGGACATCTTCAACCTGAGGTCAGGGACCCGCTACTGGCTCAGTGTGGCAGCGGTTAATGGAGCAGGAGTGGGCGTGCTCAGTGACCCTCATGGATTCATCATCA ATCCTCAACTAGGAGACCACCTCCCCCCTTCAGGAGGTCaaaaccaggaccaggaccggTCTACGTTCTGGGCCCTGTTCCAGGACCCGGTTCTGATTGGCAGCATCAGCGCCCTCCTGTGGTGTGTTGTGATGGTTGCAGGTGTTTGTCTCTACAGACGCTACAGTAGAACCAACAACCTACTGAGTAGACGAAACAGGATCAAAG GTCTGCACAGACTAGCCAGTGAGGATCTCATTATTAAACACAG GATGGTAGCACCAGACTCTCCATGGATCTCTGGAAGCTGGAGACCAACATTTAACCAGAAATATCAGGATTTTTGGAGCCACAGTCAGAACCATCCAGGCCTCAGGAGCACCA GTCTTCCTGTTTCCTCTCTGAAGGACAGCAGCTTCCTGTCGTCTGTTCCTTCAGTGAACGACAGCTGTGGAGTCTACGGAACGTTCTATGTGGATCTGAGAGCAAACGGACTGAAGACCTTCAACAGCCCAGGGCTCCGCCCCAAAGCGTCCCACAGCCTCCCCGACCAGCACGGCTGTGAAACCATCCAGATATTAACCCAGCCTGTGTGTACGTCCCCCTCCATCAGCACCAGACAGGCTCTGCCCTGGAAACAGGCCCTGAGACCCCAGCCCAGGATGGGGGTGCTGGGAGAACCATGGCAGAAGAACAGTAAACAGG AGCTCCACGCTGTGAGCAGCGTTCCTCTGCTGACatcaaccaatcacagccagaGACACAGCATCCCAGCACGTCCACATG ACTGCTGTAAGGACTCTGGTTGTCCTCGTCTCCTTCACTACTCTGCCTCCCTCCACCTGATGGACATGTTGCCCCCTCCCCCATCCTCCCCCCCAGAGGACGACCACAGCTTCAGCTCAGACGAAGG CTCCAGTCGTTCCACTAAACTGACAGTAGACATGGGCTCTCTACAGTCTGTATGTCCATCATCAGGCCCCCAAGGACCACCCGGTGCAGTCTGTAAACCTGGTAGCTCCTCCTCCAGAGGGCTCTCTGCTGTCCTACAGGACGCTCTGACGACTCAGAACGCCTCGGAATACCTGGAGCTGAGCCCTAAAGCAGAGAGACACAg CATCCTGCCTCAGCCCCGCCCCTCCCAGCCCCATCACTTTGGCCACGCCCTCAACTACCTCTGTGAaccaggccccgcccccctgctggaggaggaggagtatgATGATAGTGCAGATGAAGGTGACCCCCCCCTGATGTTGCTGCACCATGCCCGTCTCCAGGCCACGCCCTCATCCTGCTACAGTGAATGGGACGGCTCTCTGTGGAACAGCTGGAGCTCCGTGATGGACAGTGACCATGGCAACAGCGCGCGCACCAGCCTCATCAGCTCATTGGACGACAGCAGCTATTACTACACCAATGACAGCAGGAGCCTCGCACGCCTAATGGAGGGGGGGCGGAGCACGAGTGGAGCGTCAATGTCag atattTCTCCTCCAGCGTCCCCCCTCAGTGCGTTCTACCCGTCCTTCCATCCTGAGAGGGATTCGTTTGGGGATCTGGAACCAGTTCCTGTGTGGGACTGGAGCTCCTCCTGgatggaggagatggaggtCCAGTACAGACTGGAACATCTGAGCAAGACCAGCAGGACCAGCAGACCAGTGGACACTTAG
- the robo4 gene encoding roundabout homolog 1 isoform X1, with the protein MQVGVLMLWVSWWMCTCSSTKVQLQDICGSEAGGEKDQRSRVREHGRHVNKHQHVYVRSGTHRRKVVRVHAEDTPPRIVHHPSDVVVKAGNPATLSCRADGNPKPSIQWLRNGRALDSAKLDGHLKPLVLPEGSLFFLSVQGGGAYQSHEGIYACVATNSLGKAVSHNASLFTAVLQEEFRVQPSDVVVAEGEVAVLNCTPPLGRPEPNVLWRWNGVRIDATDQHSTELHHIGKELNGNLLIAPVEKHHSGSYVCEAFNTEGVKHSRAARLSVLVRPVLLIRPENVSVRLGDSAHFYCHAKGDPPPTVVWSRGRGPLPNGRYLVNLDQTLQIHYVTSMDAGSYTCTAINDAGVVSASAQLMVEESSSSNQRDLHRELSALRVILDNVTISSSGSNMSLIQWKLLSLPAQPHYLDGFEVLYRSVLPTISDWTPNNISTGFQSTVGPLHRGYQYEFKVRPYGSGLYGRESNTRHLRVPETVPSAAPQDVTITVIHQHNNTIHLTWEPLPHQSVNGITKGYQVWCMDSSEKLYQNWTVDSNQHSLDIFNLRSGTRYWLSVAAVNGAGVGVLSDPHGFIINPQLGDHLPPSGGQNQDQDRSTFWALFQDPVLIGSISALLWCVVMVAGVCLYRRYSRTNNLLSRRNRIKGLHRLASEDLIIKHRMVAPDSPWISGSWRPTFNQKYQDFWSHSQNHPGLRSTSLPVSSLKDSSFLSSVPSVNDSCGVYGTFYVDLRANGLKTFNSPGLRPKASHSLPDQHGCETIQILTQPVCTSPSISTRQALPWKQALRPQPRMGVLGEPWQKNSKQELHAVSSVPLLTSTNHSQRHSIPARPHDCCKDSGCPRLLHYSASLHLMDMLPPPPSSPPEDDHSFSSDEGSSRSTKLTVDMGSLQSVCPSSGPQGPPGAVCKPGSSSSRGLSAVLQDALTTQNASEYLELSPKAERHSILPQPRPSQPHHFGHALNYLCEPGPAPLLEEEEYDDSADEGDPPLMLLHHARLQATPSSCYSEWDGSLWNSWSSVMDSDHGNSARTSLISSLDDSSYYYTNDSRSLARLMEGGRSTSGASMSDISPPASPLSAFYPSFHPERDSFGDLEPVPVWDWSSSWMEEMEVQYRLEHLSKTSRTSRPVDT; encoded by the exons GACGTGGTGGTTAAAGCTGGTAATCCAGCCACTCTGTCCTGTAGAGCAGATGGAAACCCAAAGCCTTCCATCCAGTGGCTGAGGAACGGACGGGCGTTGGACTCAGCCAAGCTGGACGGTCACCTGAAGCCTCTGGTTCTACCTGAGGGGAGTCTGTTCTTCCTGAGCGTTCAGGGGGGCGGAGCCTATCAGTCCCATGAGGGCATCTACGCCTGTGTGGCCACCAACAGTTTAGGAAAGGCCGTCAGTCACAATGCATCACTGTTTACTGCAG TGTTACAGGAGGAGTTCAGGGTTCAGCCCAGTGACGTGGTGGTAGCAGAGGGGGAGGTGGCCGTTTTAAACTGTACCCCCCCACTGGGACGTCCAGAACCCAACGTGCTGTGGAGGTGGAACGGAGTCCGTATCGATGCCACTGATCAGCACAGCACT gaactccatcacataggaaag gagctGAATGGGAACCTTCTCATTGCTCCAGTGGAGAAGCATCATTCTGGTTCTTATGTGTGTGAGGCCTTTAACACTGAGGGGGTGAAACACAGCAGGGCCGCACGCCTCTCTGTGCtgg TTCGTCCAGTGTTGTTGATCAGACCTGAGAACGTGTCTGTGAGGCTAGGAGACTCCGCCCACTTCTACTGTCACGCTAAGGGTGACCCCCCACCCACTGTGGTGTGGAGCAGGGGCCGGGGGCCTCTGCCCAATGGCAG GTATCTGGTGAACCTAGATCAGACTCTTCAGATCCATTATGTGACGTCCATGGACGCTGGAAGCTACACGTGCACCGCCATCAACGATGCAGGAGTGGTTTCTGCTAGCGCTCAGCTGATGGTGGAAG agtCTTCCAGCAGTAATCAGAGGGACCTCCACAGAGAACTTTCTGCTCTCAGAGTGATTCTGGACAACGTCACTATTTCATCCTCTGGTTCCAACATGTCCCTCATTCAGTGGAAG CTCCTGTCCCTTCCTGCTCAGCCTCACTATCTGGATGGTTTTGAGGTTCTGTATCGCTCCGTGCTGCCCACCATCTCAGACTGGACCCCCAACAACATATCAACTGGTTTCCAGTCCACCGTGGGTCCCCTACACAGAGGATACCAGTATGAGTTCAAAGTACGTCCGTACGGCAGTGGGTTGTACGGTAGAGAGAGCAACACCAGACACCTCAGAGTCCCAGAAACAG TTCCCAGTGCTGCTCCACAGGATGTGACCATCACTGTGATCCACCAGCACAACAACACCATCCATTTAACTTGGGAACCTCTACCACACCAGTCTGTCAACGGCATCACCAAGGGTTACCAG GTGTGGTGCATGGACTCATCAGAGAAGCTCTACCAGAACTGGACTGTAGACTCTAACCAACACAGTCTGGACATCTTCAACCTGAGGTCAGGGACCCGCTACTGGCTCAGTGTGGCAGCGGTTAATGGAGCAGGAGTGGGCGTGCTCAGTGACCCTCATGGATTCATCATCA ATCCTCAACTAGGAGACCACCTCCCCCCTTCAGGAGGTCaaaaccaggaccaggaccggTCTACGTTCTGGGCCCTGTTCCAGGACCCGGTTCTGATTGGCAGCATCAGCGCCCTCCTGTGGTGTGTTGTGATGGTTGCAGGTGTTTGTCTCTACAGACGCTACAGTAGAACCAACAACCTACTGAGTAGACGAAACAGGATCAAAG GTCTGCACAGACTAGCCAGTGAGGATCTCATTATTAAACACAG GATGGTAGCACCAGACTCTCCATGGATCTCTGGAAGCTGGAGACCAACATTTAACCAGAAATATCAGGATTTTTGGAGCCACAGTCAGAACCATCCAGGCCTCAGGAGCACCA GTCTTCCTGTTTCCTCTCTGAAGGACAGCAGCTTCCTGTCGTCTGTTCCTTCAGTGAACGACAGCTGTGGAGTCTACGGAACGTTCTATGTGGATCTGAGAGCAAACGGACTGAAGACCTTCAACAGCCCAGGGCTCCGCCCCAAAGCGTCCCACAGCCTCCCCGACCAGCACGGCTGTGAAACCATCCAGATATTAACCCAGCCTGTGTGTACGTCCCCCTCCATCAGCACCAGACAGGCTCTGCCCTGGAAACAGGCCCTGAGACCCCAGCCCAGGATGGGGGTGCTGGGAGAACCATGGCAGAAGAACAGTAAACAGG AGCTCCACGCTGTGAGCAGCGTTCCTCTGCTGACatcaaccaatcacagccagaGACACAGCATCCCAGCACGTCCACATG ACTGCTGTAAGGACTCTGGTTGTCCTCGTCTCCTTCACTACTCTGCCTCCCTCCACCTGATGGACATGTTGCCCCCTCCCCCATCCTCCCCCCCAGAGGACGACCACAGCTTCAGCTCAGACGAAGG CTCCAGTCGTTCCACTAAACTGACAGTAGACATGGGCTCTCTACAGTCTGTATGTCCATCATCAGGCCCCCAAGGACCACCCGGTGCAGTCTGTAAACCTGGTAGCTCCTCCTCCAGAGGGCTCTCTGCTGTCCTACAGGACGCTCTGACGACTCAGAACGCCTCGGAATACCTGGAGCTGAGCCCTAAAGCAGAGAGACACAg CATCCTGCCTCAGCCCCGCCCCTCCCAGCCCCATCACTTTGGCCACGCCCTCAACTACCTCTGTGAaccaggccccgcccccctgctggaggaggaggagtatgATGATAGTGCAGATGAAGGTGACCCCCCCCTGATGTTGCTGCACCATGCCCGTCTCCAGGCCACGCCCTCATCCTGCTACAGTGAATGGGACGGCTCTCTGTGGAACAGCTGGAGCTCCGTGATGGACAGTGACCATGGCAACAGCGCGCGCACCAGCCTCATCAGCTCATTGGACGACAGCAGCTATTACTACACCAATGACAGCAGGAGCCTCGCACGCCTAATGGAGGGGGGGCGGAGCACGAGTGGAGCGTCAATGTCag atattTCTCCTCCAGCGTCCCCCCTCAGTGCGTTCTACCCGTCCTTCCATCCTGAGAGGGATTCGTTTGGGGATCTGGAACCAGTTCCTGTGTGGGACTGGAGCTCCTCCTGgatggaggagatggaggtCCAGTACAGACTGGAACATCTGAGCAAGACCAGCAGGACCAGCAGACCAGTGGACACTTAG